A segment of the Strix uralensis isolate ZFMK-TIS-50842 chromosome 12, bStrUra1, whole genome shotgun sequence genome:
AACTTGAATTGCTGCTCAGATGGTTATTTTGGAAAGTTTGGAATGCTAGTACCGCACCAGCGTTATTGTGTTTGCTATTTAAGTGTTGTTTTCAGACTAAGTTAacactgaaatgcagagaaagTGGGGTATGTGTTCCTAGGCTAGTGATTCTTTATTATCAAGTCTGACTGGTGTGTTTACAGTGAATATTAATTACACTTCCAACTACTAATAAGCCAAAACTTAAAAGTGTTTAATAACTGACAGGTCTCCCCACTGAAAGCAACACTCTAATAGTTCATATCATTTTCCTGGTTTGGGGGATTTTAAGCCGCATGAAGTATGCTGAGAAATTACTGAGTTGTTTGGCTCAGTTCTCCTTTGCAGCCAGCCCATGCTGAGCGAGGCGATGGCGAGCAGCCCGGAGCTGCTTACAGCTCCCTCTTCCTACACCGATTCAGAGTCCCGCACATGGGACTGTGACACCTTGAGCAACAAATGTCCGCGAGCAGAGTGTGGAGCCAGCACCCCTCAGTCTGCTATGCTGCTGGGTTATGGGGTGTCTGGGCCAGGAGCTGCCCCTCCTCTGCAGCCCAAATATTCTCTGCCTTGATCTCCACACACCACCAGAGGTGTTTCCCCAGGACATTTATGAGCAGCATCTGTCTGTCCCTTTCACTGCCAATACATAACTTCATGCAAAACCAGGACCCATCGTACCTAGTTATTTGAGACTCACTCTCTGCTTAGAGATTGTCAAACACAGACATAAGCAATGTCTATATTATTACTCCATCTTAAGGAGGGGAAGAGCACAAATGCATAGGACATCTGAATTTTGTATGGATTACAGGCGTCACCTGTAGCACCAGACAAGGCCACCACGCTAATTTATTAATATCGTTTTAAAATTAGTGTGCTTGCATCTAACTTTAAGTGCTCTCAAACTGACCTTAGTAAATGGCACAGTTGTCATCATAGAAGTGAGCAACTTTCTCTCGTAGCCAGGAGTCAGATCTTCACAGcactaaaatataaaagaaacattGAGTCAGGATGACAGTTTGTTGTTTCATGTAACAAAGAATAACAAGTGAAAAATGGGCAGAAAGAACTATTTCAGCCTGTTCAGGAGTCAACGTTAGGTACAAAAATAAAGGACCTCTTTAGTACTGAGAGAACAGCATCAGGTTCATGGGAGGCATGATTTTATGGTTTCTGTTGGCTGTCTCTGCCTGTAGTTAGCAGATCTCTACTGACCCACTGGCACTGATGTCAAAACAGCAGCACAACTGGCCTTGCAGTCACACTTCCCGTCTCCTCCCCAGGAAGATGTCACCCTTGTCAGAGGTGACTGCAGAATTTAGCCAACATGAAATCCaccagaaaaaaaaggcttttctacCGAATCACGAGGAGAAAATTATATTGTGAAAGGCAAAAAGCTGCATCTTTGAAAGATCTGTTTATCTTTCCCATGAGATCTAAATGTCCAGAAGTTGTGGATGGAGAAAGGCGGTGTGCATCCCACCTGGCTATCTGCTCCCTTTTCCATGCGACCTGACAGAACTTCCCCACTAGTTCCTACAAAAGCTACAAGAAGTTGAAGGCTCATGGTAGCTCATGAAGGCTTTTTGTGGTACTTTACAGCAAAATCAGAGGCTGGACTGTCCATCTCCCCTTTCAGTCTAGCAAGGAGCATCCTGCTTGTGAGCAGGGACTTTGGCTGGTGGGAATTACCTTCGGAGTAAAGCAATTTTCCTTGGCTAAACACAGTCAGCTCCATTAGCTACAATACACAGTGCTtggctctgggctgtgctgccacAAGGTACACTGCTGTTAAGAAGTTGGGAAGGTAGGGAAGCAATCCCTAGAAGAAATGGGAGATGCTTCATTAGTCCTGCAGGACAAGGAACTCCTGGATACCGTACAAAATCTGCTGCGGGatgctgcctgctgctcagcaACACTGCACTGATGCTGGGGCTGGAGCCCCCATGAGAGAGAGGGTGCAGTATCTGTATGCATTTGTCAGTGTACGCCTGGGACAGAAGCTGTAGCAGGCTTCTCTGAGGCTGAGTTTCAATGAAACTGTGTGCACTTTGCCACTGCGCTAGGCAGTTAACACCCTGTAGCTACTCCTGTGCCTGTTTCAGTGAAATGTGCCTCTTCTGGATAGGTCTAAGAAGATTCGTGTTTGCATCTGCCTTTGGTAACTTATCAAAGCGAGCAGCatggaaatgttttcttgcaGCTCCTGTGGCACCTCCCTGGTGAGGTCCCTTGTGGGTTGAATTCTTCTGCTTCATATTTCATGTTAGACTTCTACAAATCATCAGGGTAGGATTTTATATCTACAGTGCAAGAGTGGAAATAGCTCTGTCAGTATTACCTGGGCATCCTGAGCATCCTGTGTAGACAATCCAGAGCTGAGCGTTGCTTCCAGTCTGGTCACAGATGCAGAGTACTCTGAATGGTGTCTAGAACCTGAACGAGAAGATTTTACTTGGTAGTGTGTTGAGTCCATTACCCTGCCCAAGCACAGGCTTTGGAGAACTGGACCGCCACTCTGTGAGCCATTCATTCTTTGTTACCGGTTTTGCAAAAATCCTCTTCCCTCCCTAAATACCTTGTCAAATTCCTTAGCGGTGCCCAAGTCACTCAGTGCAGAATCACCAGATGTCTTGTTACAGGAGCCGGAGCGGGTCAGGGcggtggggcaggctgtgctggtggtggctgctcaggggcaGCTTGTGGTACATGGCATGGGGGGGTCACAGAAGGAAGGTGTCCCTTCCCAGCGCTGGCACTAGTGGACAGCAGTGGATTTTCTCTTACCTAGCAGAAGACGCTTTTTTATCCCTTCTGCTTGTTACAGTGCAACAAATTCTCTTTATTGCCACTGCCTGGTAATAGGTGCCCAGACTCCCTAACACCAGACGTGCATGTTGCCTCTTCACACCAGCACGCCTCAGATTCCCAGCTTCTGTTACAAACCCCTTCTTCCAGGTGCAGAACCCTTTCCAGCATATTTGTGCTCAGTCCTAAGTGTGGAATGGACACAGAGATGAGAGACCTGTTTTAGAAAGTAACCAAACACCTTGACTTAACCCTGGCAGCTATGACACCTCATCCCACAGAGCACGTGATGCTCCAGCACAGCCCTGATTTCCACACAGCCATCTGAAGCGTGGCTGTATTGTTCTGGGAACAGTAATAGAAGAGCTGTTTCATTTGAAAACTGGTTGTCTTATCACAAAATGGTATAGGAATATAAAATGTATCTTGtttatattaggaaaaaagatGGCTAGCAGAAGTCACTAAAGAGCTGCATTTGATACGGTGGGCTAATAGGTGGCTGTGGGGGAGGCAGAGGTGATGTgatcctggttttgtttgctttatggCATTACTATTTTGGCCTGGGGGTGCTGGACCATTGAACTCCTGAGATTCAGGACACTGTCAGCCTTGTCCAAAGCCTGGTGAAGTCAGTCAAAAAGACTCTCATGAATGTAATGGGCTTTGCATCCAGCCTCAGGAGCACTGTACCTCTCTCTACTTTCAGAAATGAAGCATTGGGTTTTATATTCCTGTACCACCTCTTCTAGGTTTTACTGTTGAGTTTTCTTAGCACATACTCATTTGATTGACCTTGCAAATAATATGTTATTTTATAGCGACCATGAAAAAAGATATTCTAAAACTAGTTTTTCAGGACCTACTGAAAACAGGagacttttccttcccttcagtaAGCACTGGATGCTCCTGTTCACTCTATAGCATTGCATTTTTCCTCAGCattgcatgtttttctttgctcAAGAAAGAGATACATGGGACCAGCAGATGCCCAGTGAACATTTGATAGGCCCCTGCACACACCTCTATAATGAACGCAGTTAGGTGGTGGACTCTGGTGCTCCAGTGTCCTGCATGAAGAAGATTTCAGAACATTTGGGGCAGGGGTTGATTTTTTAATTTAGGCCACTAATCCCTGTAGGTTTAAAGGAATCCCATGTTCAGTAACCAGGGGCTTCAACCGGTGGACAGAGAAAAGTAGGAATGGTTCATTAGAGTGCtgattttggggaggggggaaaaaaccttccGTCAGGGGAGGAGGCTTTGGGGCTGATGTCTTACCTGAGACCAGGTAATGCAGCCAGTCTCCACGCCTCTTCGTCTGGCCTGTTCCCAACTCCAGTTGTTTGCAGCATGCTTTCTATATGATTTCTTCTTTAATCTTCCTGTTGTTTTTCGTCTTCCAGCTACTTTCCATGAATGTGTTTGTTGCCCTCATTTCTTCCCACTTGCTCTTATCCCTCTTTCCTCTCTGTGCCTTCTCCAGTCCTTTCTTCTCCCTTAGTGGTGTGTGTATTGTCCAGCCTTAACAGACATCAAAGAGATGTAAAGGATCAGATGTCCCTTCTGTAATGTGATAACCTTGCCAGTGTCACTATGAATATTCATACATCTCCAGGCTGTAGGCAGCCCTGGGGTGAAGGAGCACCTCTCCACTACCGGCGGTGGGTCTGTGGTGCCAAATTTGAGCACGGCTAACTACTTTGGTTCAGTAATATCCTGCAGCAGCAGATTTTACAGGTTAATTCCAAGCTGCTGTGAAGAGTTGCACCTTTTTGTGCTGCATGTTCATTGGCCTTTGATTCCCCCTCTTCCCTGAGTCCTGGAGCAGTAGTGCTGCtgttatttttcatgtaattttggTGCCCATTTCTTGATTACTTCTTGTCATGCCCTTCTTTCCAGTACAAAAGATTCCAGTCATTTCACTCTtgtgatttttcatttcatttcattgcagTGGTAGAGAACTGGCCTTTATGTCCAGGTGTTGACTTACAGCATACTCCACAAAAGTCACATAGTGTACCCGTGGTGCAGCATTTCCATCTGTAAACAGATGTAAGAGCCAGGAAAGCAAATGGCAGGTCTTTGCAGAGAGGAGCTGGTGTTGTGCTCTTACTGCTCCTCTTCCCTTCAGGAGGCTGAAGGAGGCGGTGGGGCCAGTGGAAGCGAACTGCCCGCTGGGTGCTTCCCCCTCTCTTGGTCTGGTGGGCACTGCTGCCTCCTTGGGTCTGGGGGGCTGCTAACACCCCTTACCTCAACATACTCTCATGTGTTTAAGCTGAGGTGGAAAGATCTGTCAGAAATCTGATGAAAAATTTTTAATGAGGATGTGCAGAAGACATCTCAATCAATGAACTGGGAAGTGGATCAGATTGGGAATTTGAATTGCCCAAAGCCCAAGTGAGCTGATGGACAAATGGCTGGGAAGAACTGTTTCTTTTAAGTTGTTGGAGTGCACAGCTGAGCTTCCAGCCAGCAGGATGGTCAGGTCACTACCTCCGTATAATTTACCAGGCTCCAAAGTGTGCTTTAAATACATGAATAATCATGAAATGCAGGGAGCAGCTGAGCTGCTGTAGCTGAATTTCAGACTCAGCAAAGACAGGTGAGAAGTGAAGCTGAACTGACATCTCTGTCTTGTAACACGTGTGCGAGAGGTGGAAGCGAAGCCCAAGATCTTCTGGTGTAACATCAGGAGTGAATATCTGAGGCCAAGAGTGAAGATTAGGGCTCAGGACATCTTCTCTTACATCAGCAGGCTTTGCTTATTGCAACCAGTTATTTTGATTTCTTAATCCAAAAGTAAAGCCTTCTGGCATTGAGCTTGTGGGataataaatgaaagaataattCAGTGCAATGGGAACTTCACGGTCAGCTCAGATGGATTCAACACTAACACAGTGTGGCTTTCTGTGTAGGTGTAAGACGAAGACAAAGTATGTGGATACCTGTTGCCTTTGCACTCTTGCTGACAATACATAAGCCTAAGTAGGTCAAATAGGAACaatactcatttttaaaagagaactATAAGCATTTCtagtttctctctctccctcttttttttttttttcccaggactTTAATCTTTTATATGAAGAAGCAAAGTATTACCAGCTGCAGCCAATGATTAAGGAACTTGAGCGATGGaaacaagagaaagaacaaaggaaacatttccagCCTTGTGACTGCTTGGTCGTAAGAGTGACTCCAGATTTGGGGGAAAGAATTGCATTGAGCGGGGAGAAAGCTTTAATAGAAGAGATCTTCCCGGAGACTGGGGACGTCATGTGCAACTCCGTAAACGCAGGCTGGAACCAGGACCCTACCCACGTTATTAGGTTTCCTTTGAACGGATACTGCCGGTTGAATTCAGTGCAGGTAATGGCCTTTTGGTGCTGGCTCATCTGTTTGCTGGGgtggttttttattattttgtgttcAATTATATGCAAATTATTTGCTTCTGCCCAATTACCTTCAGTGCTTATACTGCAAGGAGACATTTTCTGCCTGGTGAGATCACAGTCTTTCAGGTTTTCCTAAGTCTAAGCAGAAAAATAGATTTAGATTTTGTGTATGTTAGTGCCATGCTGGTCTCATAATGGTGTTATACTGATAAATGCTAATTTTTTCATCAATGTATAGCCTGCagcagtttttttttcctccaaagtgcccccaggaagaaagagagagttccaaaaactacaaaaaaaaatctccacacCATTTTATAGAAAATGCAACAATGTGTAAATGCATAATTTATGTCTCACTCATAATTAAATGATGGTGCCTGCGGGATGGACTTAAAAAAATTGatctctgcactttttttttttcaaaaggatgTTCTATAAAAATTGCCCagagtattttaaacaaaatgtatttcattttatacTCAGAGTTTTGACATTaggtttaaaattaaacatatgAAACAAAAGAAGATAACTGGACAGATAGGTGGATGGTAGTGGAAATAAATATGTGGCTTGTGTTTAGGCAGCAGCCTTATGGGCAAGAAATGCCATCTCACAAGGGATCACCGCCACTGTGGCCAAAGCTTTGGTGTTGTAGCTGTCCTTGGGCTGCGGAGAAGGAACAGTGTTGATGATGCTGTTAACTTGTGCCTTAATTAACAAGGGCAAAACAGAGCTCTTGGTTTTTGCATGTATGTCTTTAAAATGCACTGCAAATACTTGTATTATGGAAAGTGAAATCAACCTATAGGGGAATATTTTCAAAGTTACCGTCCCCTGCAGACAGGCTGTGGCTGCAGACATTAACTGGGCTGTGGGAAATGCCATAGTGGTCTTGATAAACTTCCCTGTGGGCAAATACGCACAGAAGAGCTGGCCCAAGGGACAGACTGGCCAGACAGGTTGGGGAGGGAGGCGTAATAGCAAGGGAGGGCAAGAACCTAGAGCCCGTGCTTCCTTCTGGTGTTATTACACGGCAAGGTAAGGCACCCTCCATCTCCCAAGCTGCCAGGTAACAACATTTTTGGGAGACCTGCAGTTACCAGAATATGTAAAGGTGGATGGAGTTGTTTTAACAACCTGCAGTAGACACTGACGCCTCCCTCCTTGCAGCAGCATTCCCTGGCGCACCGTGCACTGATAGACGCTTTTGACTGAAACCATTCTAAACCCAGCTATTTTTGGTGATCTTTGGTTCAAGACTCCCAAGTGTTTTATTTGGTTAAACTTTAACAGTCTGATGCCTGTGGTTAATTTTGCACAGTCCTTAGCAATTTCACGTTTGTCAAGGTTTAGAGTGGGCTGCCCCAAAACCAGAAGGCTGGAGGTGGGTCAGAGGCAGATCTGTTTGCTGGCAGTGGGAACAGTGATGAATTCATCACTGtgctgggtggggaagggagcAGCTGCAGTTTAGCTAAGGTAAGTGGATAGGGAAGCGTGTTCATGTCTCAGCCACACTGTCCATGTGATACAGTCAGATGCGTGCAAGAAATCGGAATAACTGAAACAATAAAGGGTCTCTGCAAGCCACTGATGGGTTCAGCACTGCAAGCAGCCAGTCAAAGCTCTGGATGCCCACATGGCTTAGCTTTTGGCTCTATTTTATCCACAGTGGCGTACTGGTAGGAAATGTGTGTTTGTAGTAAAAGCTGAATgctaattattgttattatttgaatgtgttttgaattcagtCAAAATTCAGACAGAATCAAAGAGTCTCTTTGCAAGTTCATGttgtgaaaaaaaatttctgtcaaaGAGTCTACCgtataaataatattattaaattacATCATTTTACTAAATTACATCATTTTACTATATAATTAATAGAAAgtgttttcaaacactttctGGAAAATGATGCATTTCTGAGACCAAAGGCTGATGAAATCAGCAGCTAATTATCATTGGCTCTGATGGACTCTGGTCAGCACATAGGCgctgcccttccccttcccaggatTTTTTGGCAAAACAATATTAAGTCAGAAGTTGGAAGTACAGTGAAGCAAATGCACAGACTTAAGGGAGATGGGTTAGGAGAGGTAGTGGTTGGGAAAGCAGAATCATTTCCAAAGACTCTCGAAGAGTGATGCAGTAAACCTGTCTGCTGTTTGCTGAGATACACCACTTTTGTCTCCCTATGCCCTGCTGAATATATTTGGTAGCACAATTGCAATCTTTATAAATTCTTTGgatctttggaaaatattttcattaaatgttttgTGTCAAGAACTGTGCATATTAAACAAAGAATGTCAACACTGAGTAGGTAGTGTTAGCcgaaaaaatacagcagctctTAATTTAACACCCGTTTGTAATTACATATAGGTATATAGAGTTTTCTTAAGACTGACACTGGTTTTTCAACTCCTTGCAACAGTTTCTGGTGGGATACATGAGCTTACCTTTGAGAAAATTCTCTGATGCTTGTATATGTTGAACATTGAATCTTCATAATTAAGAATGTATTTGTTAGTATTCtgcaaaatttaaatgaaatgcaCTAAGTCAAAGTATCATGTTTCTATTTGGAAAACCTTCCAACAAAATCAGATGTGCTCGGAATACTGGAAGACAGAGTATATTAAATCCTAGCACAAATCCTCTATTTAATACTCTGTGTGTGTCTCCCTATACGTAGGAGAATCACAGCTGATACTCACTTTTTGGCATATTCTCTTTGGAGATTTACAGGAAAGTAGCTCTGATGTGATTCAGGGACTCTTACTGGTTTCCCTCTGTCTGTATCTTACCTTCAGAAAAAGTAATGTGCATAGAGCCAAATTCACTAAATGGCATTTAAATCTGTTCATGTTCAACATGCCATTTGTGCACACGCTGGTGCATACAAACCAGTGCTCAGCGCACATGGAAGCAGCCTTTAGGAGCCTTTCTCCATAGATCTGAGCTCAACCTCATCCAAGTTACACTTAAAACTCTACAATATTTAAACATTCTCTGCATTGTTTACAGGATTTGGcctgttttgtttcttgctgAGAAAATTGATGATACCAAGGTTTTTAACACTAGATTATAGCCTGCAGTCTAGTCCTTTGAGCACGTAGGTAGCAAAAATGAATCGCTTTGTTCTGCGCGTGGTGCTCTAAGGTGTAACGTCTACCTGGATTGTGTGTTTGCAGAGAGCTGGCTTGGTAAAGGAGAGTCCTATGTTAACATGCAGCCTTCCATAGCTTTGGACCAAGGCAAGCCAAGGGCACCCCCGTGTTTGTTTTGTCTTACAAGCAAAttgattttaaaactgttttagcAAGGATTTTGAAGTCATGTCTCTCTCTGAAATCTTACCTGTCAATCCTCTGTTTTGCTATCCAGTTAAATGGAAGAAGCCTCCTTTCCTGTGGCTGGGCGGCCTCTTGTTCTTCATCTTGCCAGGTCTAGGAACAGAGATACATAATACAGTCAAAATACACTCCAGCCTGTGAAACAGCAGTCTGATGAGGTcttatttctccttccctttcaaaCTCCTGCCTTCCTCTTTGAGCAGGAACAAGGGTTAGTGTCTGCACCCCATTTCTGTCCTACAGGCTGCATACAGCCCGGACAAATAAAAGAGTTGTAAGCTTTCTCTATCTCTCATATATTTTGATAacccagtctcccaccccttcttTTAATCTCTCCAGgttcatttttcttccatgcaCTGGAGTGTTTTTTTGATCTTTCAGTTCTACAACTTTCTTACAGTATAAAGTATATAGAAATCAGGGCAAAAGTCAGTGAGATTTGGCAGATGCGACTTTCTGAGAATGTAAGTCGCTGTGTCCCCAGGCCAGGCAGAGCTCCTCAGGCAAGTTGATTTCCAGCAGATTTGGCATGGCTTAAGCAGAGCTGAGCTAGAGCAGCTCCTTTCCTTTGCCTGTCCTCAGCAGTCAGGGTAGCAAGTACAAGGTTTTAGTTACCACTGAAATCCCAAACCATGGATTAAAACGCAGATGGGTAGCGCTGGTGAACTCAAAGGAGGGTTCCCACGGATTAAAACCAGCAAATGCTGCTGCCATGGTTTGCACTGCACTGTGATACCACCTTGGATACAGTTGTGCTTTTGAAATCAGTTACCCTTAATAAAGGCTCCAAACTGATGTTTCTGGAGAAAGCAAAGCCAACATTCAGGCAAAAGAAATGGTGCGCTAAGAAATGCACCGTGGCCTCATGTGGGTCTGTGTGTGAGGGTGAGGGCAGTGGTCTGGTGTGCGGATCTTTAACAGTCAGCTTAGGCCTTCAAACATAAGACTTCTAAGTACTACTGCAGTAGGTTTAACTGCTGAAGTGCTCACAGGGctagtaaaaccaaaaaagaaataaattctttgtaTAACATAAACCCATGAAATGTACGAGTCAACTCCATCTGAAGGTGGGTATAGTGCTTAGACACTTCTCTAGGTTGAGTGAACAAGTTTTTAAATAGTTTAGTCCCTGTTGTTGTGGGTGGCTGATGGCTGTCACATGGGGATGCCGGTGTTACCAAGGTCCTCCTCAGGATTAGTAAATCATTGGGTTAACTTCCCAGTACAGTGGGCCCACGTGCCGTAGCAATGGAAGTGGTACCTTGTGGAGACTGTTACAGAACAATACAGGCTGCTCCCCTTGATGGCGTTTATCAGTAGAGAAAAACGCAGGAATCATTTTTCCAGGCTGCTGCCCTGGACTCAGGAGAGCCGCCAGCGGCAAGGAGGGAACATGGCATCTCCTGCAGTGGATTTTGCATTGCAGCTCTGCTGAAGGTGGATCTGGCATCTGCTCTCACCTAATGCTGAGAAAAGTCTGTGTGTGTCGTGCTCTGCTGGGAAACCGTATATCAACATGCTCACGCATGTGAAAACACGGCCCCGATCATATTGCCAAGATCAGTATATCCTAGGGTAATGTGCTGTGTGACAGTCTCAGAAATTAAAGTTGCCTCTGGGTTCCTTAAATTCATGCATCTAAATTGCACCAACTTTTCTttagaaggagaaggagaaaatacataCTTGGGCAATACAAATTAACCTCGTTCTTGGGCCAGAATGTTTCCCTATTGTCCACGTCTTGGCTCTGCATCCCGTCCCTGCCGTGCTTTGCTAAAAGCAGTGGTCCC
Coding sequences within it:
- the KCTD15 gene encoding BTB/POZ domain-containing protein KCTD15 isoform X3; amino-acid sequence: MGISRLFNGTEPIVLDSLKQHYFIDRDGEIFRYILSFLRTSKLLLPDDFKDFNLLYEEAKYYQLQPMIKELERWKQEKEQRKHFQPCDCLVVRVTPDLGERIALSGEKALIEEIFPETGDVMCNSVNAGWNQDPTHVIRFPLNGYCRLNSVQVLERLFQKGFNVAASCGGGVDSSQFSEYVLCREDRRPQPTPTIRIKQEPLD